In a genomic window of Corvus hawaiiensis isolate bCorHaw1 chromosome Z, bCorHaw1.pri.cur, whole genome shotgun sequence:
- the GIN1 gene encoding gypsy retrotransposon integrase-like protein 1 isoform X5, translating to MKRRKMSSRNATKMLLALIMVYACQHCQVAKNTTTTVPKTHPIKAEDPWTAVTIDLMGPFNVTNKSHKYIIIMTDLFTRWTVILPLHDTSAAEIAKAIINVFFLYGPPQKMPFDQGKELVCQINEELFALFGMKQIVLSYPQTDDVNERMSKTIKTFLNKYCIDHPNDWDEHLSAIAYAFNLTNLEPDQNTPYFQMFNRNPHAVESMNICVEGKYSIFAKIFEATKKFGQALEEENTSDCQADKKTSDEQKIRTKITVKRKSKQLNTLRLKVGHEVLRQRKNWWKDGRFQSEWIGPCIIDYITENGCAILRDSTGSRLKRPIKMSHLKPYIRGSSEKDNRYFLQGAVVDHDYIGLSERSNNSSQPDCVAEGEINAYKRDVMSAVQIPLAVCKDQESADGKHESELREDHCIEPNTTKPEKWPSPCWTCQTKTEET from the exons GTGTATGCTTGCCAGCATTGCCAGGTGGCAAAGAACACAACCACCACAGTGCCGAAAACACACCCTATCAAAGCAGAGGACCCATGGACAGCAGTCACTATAGACCTAATGGGACCTTTCAACGTTACCAACAAAAGTCACAAATACATCATAATTATGACAGATTTGTTTACAAGATGGACTGTTATCTTACCACTGCATGACACTTCAGCAGCTGAAATTGCTAAGGCAATCATAAATGTGTTCTTCTTATATGGGCCACCTCAAAAGATGCCTTTTGATCAAGGGAAGGAGCTTGTTTGTCAG ATAAATGAAGAACTGTTTGCGCTGTTTGGAATGAAACAAATTGTATTGTCTTATCCTCAGACAGATGATGTAAATGAAAGAATGTCCAAGACAATCAAAACTTTCCTTAACAAGTACTGCATCGACCATCCAAATGATTGGGATGAACATTTGTCTGCTATAGCCTATGCTTTCAATTTGACAAATTTG GAGCCAGATCAAAACACCCCATATTTCCAAATGTTCAACCGTAACCCACATGCTGTTGAGTCTATGAATATATGTGTGGaaggaaaatacagtatttttgcCAAAATATTTGAAGCAACTAAAAAATTCGGTCAAGCACTGGAGGAAGAGAACACCTCAGATTGCCAG GCAGATAAAAAAACTTCAGATGAACAAAAAATCAGAACCAAAATCACAGTCAAAAGGAAGTCAAAACAATTAAATACCCTTCGACTTAAAGTTGGCCATGAAGTCCTCAGGCAAAGAAAAAACTGGTGGAAAGATGGTCGTTTCCAGTCGGAATGGATTGGTCCTTGTATTATAGATTACATCACAGAAAATGGCTGTGCAATATTAAGAGATTCCACAGGATCCAGGCTGAAAAGACCCATCAAGATGTCTCACCTCAAGCCATACATAAGAGGGTCCAGTGAAAAAG ACAACCGTTACTTTCTACAAGGTGCAGTAGTTGACCATGACTATATTGGCTTATCTGAAAGATCTAATAATTCAAGCCAGCCAGACTGTGTTGCTGAAGGGGAAATAAATGCCTACAAAAGAGATGTCATGTCTGCTGTACAGATTCCACTTGCAGTCTGCAAAGACCAAGAATCAGCAGATGGTAAACATGAGTCTGAGCTGAGAGAAGATCACTGCATCGAACCAAACACAACAAAGCCAGAGAAATGGCCTTCACCTTGTTGGACCTGTCAGACCAAGACAGAGGAGACTTAA